In the Tribolium castaneum strain GA2 chromosome 1, icTriCast1.1, whole genome shotgun sequence genome, one interval contains:
- the LOC100141628 gene encoding SET and MYND domain-containing protein 4, translating to MYCDKAILDPRFDVPNKILRNLSEDPTFKASEYFDKFASLETNLDRINFVYQNFEKFEAYPPLISDNKDDLLAGTARETGNGHFGRGEFRKALDCYTRSIQTANTKEVMALGFGNRSAALLKLGFYAECLTDINRALKNEYPDKLKFKLLARQNFCKGQTIVENNAYDPVPTFPAFEKNASIQCARNCIEIMQNERYGRHVVATRNIEMGEILAIEKPYASIVTDSVSVYCHECLKLCYNMIPCDKCTKALYCSDNCKDKAYESYHKYECPIHLSLDPLLIDSSKRLALRIALISRNEWAGSLLNESPDEMYCSDRFKEVFNLDQNVRQRFTHDLFGRTTIACGVFYLIKKYTTFLQEYDEDRFKEILLSLLLICSTNTVRVNEVSSTLGEYDVCGFACSHYPFFSMFNHSCWPNVCRSYHGSQMVLRAIRTIKKGEQCFVTYGPSYLSDNIVGRQAFLFFHYFFNCGCKACVESWPKKSIVDMFIKSCREQGENFFCALLRRKLVREADADVARKHIPSLLVKAKFEELYLPPAEDFFVNDTLDFCYSVLGNKRRVLTHDLFGRTTIACGVFYLIKKYTTFLQEYDDGDRFKEILLSLLLICSTNTVRVNEVSSTLGEYDVCGFASSHYPFFSMFNHSCWPNVCRSYHGSQMVLRAIRTIKKGEQCFVTYGPSYLSENIVGRQAFLFFHYFFNCGCKACVESWPKKSIVDMFIKSCREQGENFFCALLRRKLVREADADVARKHIPSLLVKAKFEELYLPPAEDFFVKDTLDFCYIVLGNKRRV from the exons ATGTATTGTGATAAGGCAATATTGGACCCAAGGTTCGATGTACCAAATAAAATACTTCGAAACTTGTCGGAGGACCCCACTTTCAAAGCATCCGAGTATTTCGACAAGTTTGCTTCACTTGAAACGAATTTAGATCGAATAAATTTTGTCTaccaaaatttcgaaaaatttgaagCATATCCTCCTTTAATAAGTGACAATAAGGATGACCTGCTGGCTGGAACAGCAAGGGAAACTGGAAATGGACATTTTGGACGTGGCGAATTCAGAAAAGCTCTGGATTGTTACACGAGGAGTATCCAAACAGCTAATACTAAGGAAGTAATGGCACTGGGTTTTGGTAATAGATCAGCAGCTTTATTGAAATTGGGATTCTACGCGGAGTGTTTGAcg GACATAAATCGCGCCCTTAAAAATGAGTACCCCGACAagctaaaatttaaattactggCGAGACAAAATTTCTGCAAAGGCCAAACAATCGTGGAAAATAACGCTTACGACCCAGTTCCAACATTTCccgcttttgaaaaaaatgcttcCATTCAGTGTGCAAGAAACTGCATTGAAATCATGCAAAATGAGCGGTACGGACGCCACGTAGTTGCAACCAGAAACATCGAAATGGGGGAAATTCTAGCAATTGAAAAACCGTACGCTTCTATCGTAACAGATTCAGTTTCTGTTTACTGCCACGAGTGTTTGAAACTTTGTTATAACATGATACCTTGCGATAAATGCACGAAGGCATTGTATTGCAGTGATAATTGCAAGGACAAAGCTTACGAAAGCTACCACAAGTACGAATGTCCGATTCACTTGTCCCTTGATCCTTTACTAATCGACTCTTCGAAACGATTGGCTTTAAGAATTGCCCTTATTTCGAGAAACGAATGGGCTGGGAGTCTCCTAAACGAAAGTCCAGATGAAATGTATTGTTCTGACAGATTTAAGGAAGTGTTCAATTTGGACCAAAACGTACGACAACGCTTCACTCACGACTTATTCGGTCGAACTACCATAGCTTGCGGAGTTTtctatttgattaaaaaatacaccACGTTTTTGCAAGAATATGACGAGGACCGTTTCAAAGAAATCCTCCTGTCGTTACTTTTGATCTGTAGTACTAACACAGTGCGTGTTAACGAAGTTAGTTCCACTTTGGGAGAATACGACGTTTGTGGTTTTGCCTGTTCACATTATCCGTTTTTTTCCATGTTCAATCACTCCTGCTGGCCCAATGTTTGTCGCTCTTACCATGGCTCCCAAATGGTCCTTAGGGCCATTCGTACCATTAAAAAGGGCGAGCAGTGTTTTGTGACCTATGG TCCTAGTTATTTGTCGGATAATATAGTGGGGAGGCAGGCTTTTCTGTTCTTTCATTACTTTTTCAATTGCGGGTGTAAAGCGTGTGTGGAAAGCTGGCCTAAGAAGAGTATCGTAGAtatgtttattaaaagttgTCGAGAGCAAGGTGAAAACTTTTTCTGTGCTCTTCTGAGACGGAAGTTAGTAAGAGAAGCTGATGCGGATGTTGCCAGAAAGCACATTCCTTCTTTGCTAGTTAAGGCTAAATTTGAAGAATTGTATCTTCCGCCTGCTGAGGATTTCTTCGTGAATGATACATTGGATTTTTGTTACAGTGTGCTTGGTAATAAAAGAAGAGTT CTAACTCACGATTTATTCGGTCGAACTACTATAGCTTGCGGAGTTTtctatttgattaaaaaatacaccACGTTTTTGCAAGAATATGACGATGGGGACCGTTTCAAAGAAATCCTCCTGTCGTTACTTTTGATCTGTAGTACTAACACAGTGCGTGTTAACGAAGTTAGTTCCACATTGGGAGAATACGACGTTTGTGGTTTTGCCTCTTCACATTACCCATTTTTTTCCATGTTCAATCACTCCTGCTGGCCCAATGTTTGCCGCTCTTACCATGGCTCCCAAATGGTCCTTAGGGCCATTCGTACCATTAAAAAGGGCGAGCAGTGTTTTGTGACCTATGG TCCTAGTTATTTGTCGGAGAATATAGTGGGGAGGCAGGCTTTTCTCTTCTTTCATTACTTTTTCAATTGCGGGTGTAAAGCGTGTGTGGAAAGCTGGCCTAAGAAGAGTATCGTAGAtatgtttattaaaagttgTCGAGAGCAAGGTGAAAACTTTTTCTGTGCTCTTCTGAGACGGAAGTTAGTAAGAGAAGCTGATGCGGATGTTGCCAGAAAGCACATTCCTTCTTTGCTAGTTAAGGCTAAATTTGAAGAATTGTACCTTCCGCCTGCTGAGGATTTCTTCGTGAAGGATACATTGGATTTTTGTTACATTGTGCTTGGTAATAAAAgaagagtttaa